In the genome of Bacillota bacterium, one region contains:
- a CDS encoding copper ion binding protein gives MNNPKDEVNTAKTVINLTGMTCTTCASTIEKALQKAEGVLSAQVNFAMERAYIEYKPAVISEEILLEIINKTGYQGELSEVDSTTGSFNISGMTCSSCAQRIEKSLNSKEGVAEASVNFAAETVMVKYNPVKVSLAELKKTVRDTGYEIYEIDRAEEKDHEMEKMAHAARRMWFAISFSAPIMILMIIHMFLIEIPYYLPIIFILAIPVIFFAGWETHVGSFKSVKNLSPNMDTLVSMG, from the coding sequence GTGAATAACCCGAAAGATGAAGTCAATACCGCAAAAACGGTCATTAATTTAACCGGAATGACCTGCACCACCTGCGCAAGCACAATCGAAAAAGCGCTGCAAAAAGCTGAAGGCGTGCTTTCTGCTCAGGTAAATTTTGCAATGGAAAGAGCATATATTGAATATAAACCTGCTGTGATAAGCGAGGAAATCCTGCTCGAGATAATTAACAAGACCGGCTATCAGGGAGAACTATCCGAAGTTGATTCGACAACCGGCAGTTTCAATATTTCCGGAATGACTTGCAGCAGCTGCGCCCAGAGGATTGAAAAGAGTTTAAACTCAAAAGAAGGCGTTGCTGAAGCAAGTGTTAATTTTGCTGCTGAGACTGTCATGGTTAAGTACAACCCCGTAAAAGTTTCACTTGCCGAACTGAAAAAAACCGTGCGTGATACCGGTTACGAAATATACGAAATTGATCGCGCTGAAGAAAAAGATCATGAAATGGAGAAAATGGCCCATGCCGCCCGACGGATGTGGTTCGCCATATCTTTTTCCGCTCCGATCATGATTTTGATGATTATTCATATGTTCCTCATTGAGATACCATACTATCTGCCAATTATCTTCATCCTCGCCATTCCGGTCATTTTCTTCGCCGGTTGGGAAACACATGTGGGCAGTTTTAAGTCTGTTAAAAACTTAAGCCCCAATATGGACACCCTCGTATCAATGGG